One genomic window of Glycine soja cultivar W05 chromosome 9, ASM419377v2, whole genome shotgun sequence includes the following:
- the LOC114425647 gene encoding protein CYCLOPS-like isoform X1 encodes MEMEGRGFSGLYKNSSEELFLKTVMESPIGMPVPTMEMLGFKNVSQSFRADSEELFKRWLTNGEGYNSPSIGLNSRLSKRISTELANNVSNQKHVGVTSEGRNNDKLYMQNNLLANDVSGDINFPIRDPVNRELQSSTDLFLAKAWYLSDQRVTRSRSSELRRRYTEMQNSQTKQGMESMSMDPQHGVDTTKQGIAHFNGFDYITMTELPSQKGSFISPSNSSSSTFHTHQLVDADKVSSCVSMLKGTLQRKRLSNQVEIEREAAEDSLNGLFGPQEPLFQNGFHEGLENWSHQKPISFQGASTGQIKNPGVYIVSDGFGNQTNQAYVGNASQEPSQSESSAAAPVISSGLDACEGPSNSNQNLCESSWKPVGVSRSSENTQNRVRGVREQIMDNIKDDRKRKSLERYGSITSAVSDCAEEKGDTTKKRRVERSRKMAEAKERNLTPSVPSDMQAVLRRCETLEKEVRSLKLNLSFMNRKDSEQTKQIEDLQKQNEDLADEKERLLEEIERIVSETGKI; translated from the exons ATGGAAATGGAAGGGAGGGGGTTTTCTGGCTTATACAAGAATTCAAGTGAGGAGTTGTTCCTGAAGACAGTGATGGAGAGCCCTATTGGTATGCCAGTACCTACCATGGAGATGTTGGGTTTCAAGAATGTTTCTCAAAGCTTTCGTGCCGACAGCGAGGAGCTCTTTAAACGTTGGCTAACAAATGGAGAG GGATACAATTCACCAAGCATAGGACTGAACAGTCGATTATCAAAGAG GATCTCCACCGAACTAGCTAATAATGTGTCTAATCAGAAACATGTTGGTGTAACTTCAGAGGGAAGAAACAATGACAAACTATACATGCAAAATAACCTTTTGGCAAATGATGTTTCAGGTGACATCAATTTTCCAATCAG AGATCCTGTTAATAGAGAACTGCAATCTAGTACTGACCTGTTTCTGGCCAAG GCCTGGTATCTTAGTGATCAAAGAGTAACAAGAAGCCGATCCTCTGAATTGCG GCGGAGGTATACTGAAATGCAAAATTCTCAAACAAAACAAGGAATGGAATCTATGAGCATGGACCCTCAGCATGGTGTGGACACTACAAAACAAGGAATTGCACATTTTAATGGTTTTGATTACATTACTATGACCGAGCTTCCAAGCCAAAAGGGATCATTCATTTCTCCATCCAACTCATCTTCATCTACCTTCCACACTCATCAATTGGTTGATGCAGATAAAGTCTCATCTTGTGTAAGTATGCTAAAGGGTACATTACAACGCAAGAGACTCAGCAACCAAGTTGAGATTGAGAGAGAAGCTGCAGAAGATAGCTTAAATGGACTTTTTGGTCCTCAAGAACCTCTTTTCCAAAATGGTTTTCATGAAGGACTAGAAAATTGGAGTCATCAAAAGCCAATAAGTTTTCAAGGAGCCTCTACTGGTCAAATTAAGAATCCAGGAGTTTACATTGTCTCAGATGGTTTTGGAAATCAGACAAACCAAGCATATGTGGGAAATGCTTCCCAAGAACCTTCTCAAAGTGAATCTTCTGCTGCTGCACCAGTAATCTCCTCTGGTTTGGATGCATGTGAAGGTCCCAGCAATTCAAATCAAAATCTTTGCGAAAGCTCATGGAAACCAGTGGGAGTGAGTAGAAGTTCAGAAAATACTCAAAATAGAGTCAGAG GTGTCAGAGAACAGATAATGGATAATATAAAAGATGATCGGAAG AGGAAAAGTTTAGAAAGATATGGATCTATAACATCAGCTGTTTCAG ATTGTGCAGAGGAGAAAGGAGACACCACAAAAAAACGAAGAGTGGAGCGCTCAAGGAA AATGGCTGAGGCAAAGGAAAGAAACTTGACACCATCAGTTCCCTCTGATATGCAAGCTGTCTTGAGGCGGTGTGAAACGCTTGAGAAGGAAGTTCGATCACTGAAACTTAATTTGTCCTTCATGAATAG GAAGGATTCTGAACAAACAAAGCAGATAGAGGACCTTCAGAAGCAGAATGAAGACTTGGCAGATGAAAAGGAGCGCCTCCTTGAAGAGATTGAAAGAATTGTTTCAGAAACTGGAAAGATCTAA
- the LOC114425647 gene encoding protein CYCLOPS-like isoform X2 yields the protein MEMEGRGFSGLYKNSSEELFLKTVMESPIGMPVPTMEMLGFKNVSQSFRADSEELFKRWLTNGEGYNSPSIGLNSRLSKRISTELANNVSNQKHVGVTSEGRNNDKLYMQNNLLANDVSGDINFPIRDPVNRELQSSTDLFLAKAWYLSDQRVTRSRSSELRRRYTEMQNSQTKQGMESMSMDPQHGVDTTKQGIAHFNGFDYITMTELPSQKGSFISPSNSSSSTFHTHQLVDADKVSSCVSMLKGTLQRKRLSNQVEIEREAAEDSLNGLFGPQEPLFQNGFHEGLENWSHQKPISFQGASTGQIKNPGVYIVSDGFGNQTNQAYVGNASQEPSQSESSAAAPVISSGLDACEGPSNSNQNLCESSWKPVGVSRSSENTQNRVRGVREQIMDNIKDDRKRKSLERYGSITSAVSEEKGDTTKKRRVERSRKMAEAKERNLTPSVPSDMQAVLRRCETLEKEVRSLKLNLSFMNRKDSEQTKQIEDLQKQNEDLADEKERLLEEIERIVSETGKI from the exons ATGGAAATGGAAGGGAGGGGGTTTTCTGGCTTATACAAGAATTCAAGTGAGGAGTTGTTCCTGAAGACAGTGATGGAGAGCCCTATTGGTATGCCAGTACCTACCATGGAGATGTTGGGTTTCAAGAATGTTTCTCAAAGCTTTCGTGCCGACAGCGAGGAGCTCTTTAAACGTTGGCTAACAAATGGAGAG GGATACAATTCACCAAGCATAGGACTGAACAGTCGATTATCAAAGAG GATCTCCACCGAACTAGCTAATAATGTGTCTAATCAGAAACATGTTGGTGTAACTTCAGAGGGAAGAAACAATGACAAACTATACATGCAAAATAACCTTTTGGCAAATGATGTTTCAGGTGACATCAATTTTCCAATCAG AGATCCTGTTAATAGAGAACTGCAATCTAGTACTGACCTGTTTCTGGCCAAG GCCTGGTATCTTAGTGATCAAAGAGTAACAAGAAGCCGATCCTCTGAATTGCG GCGGAGGTATACTGAAATGCAAAATTCTCAAACAAAACAAGGAATGGAATCTATGAGCATGGACCCTCAGCATGGTGTGGACACTACAAAACAAGGAATTGCACATTTTAATGGTTTTGATTACATTACTATGACCGAGCTTCCAAGCCAAAAGGGATCATTCATTTCTCCATCCAACTCATCTTCATCTACCTTCCACACTCATCAATTGGTTGATGCAGATAAAGTCTCATCTTGTGTAAGTATGCTAAAGGGTACATTACAACGCAAGAGACTCAGCAACCAAGTTGAGATTGAGAGAGAAGCTGCAGAAGATAGCTTAAATGGACTTTTTGGTCCTCAAGAACCTCTTTTCCAAAATGGTTTTCATGAAGGACTAGAAAATTGGAGTCATCAAAAGCCAATAAGTTTTCAAGGAGCCTCTACTGGTCAAATTAAGAATCCAGGAGTTTACATTGTCTCAGATGGTTTTGGAAATCAGACAAACCAAGCATATGTGGGAAATGCTTCCCAAGAACCTTCTCAAAGTGAATCTTCTGCTGCTGCACCAGTAATCTCCTCTGGTTTGGATGCATGTGAAGGTCCCAGCAATTCAAATCAAAATCTTTGCGAAAGCTCATGGAAACCAGTGGGAGTGAGTAGAAGTTCAGAAAATACTCAAAATAGAGTCAGAG GTGTCAGAGAACAGATAATGGATAATATAAAAGATGATCGGAAG AGGAAAAGTTTAGAAAGATATGGATCTATAACATCAGCTGTTTCAG AGGAGAAAGGAGACACCACAAAAAAACGAAGAGTGGAGCGCTCAAGGAA AATGGCTGAGGCAAAGGAAAGAAACTTGACACCATCAGTTCCCTCTGATATGCAAGCTGTCTTGAGGCGGTGTGAAACGCTTGAGAAGGAAGTTCGATCACTGAAACTTAATTTGTCCTTCATGAATAG GAAGGATTCTGAACAAACAAAGCAGATAGAGGACCTTCAGAAGCAGAATGAAGACTTGGCAGATGAAAAGGAGCGCCTCCTTGAAGAGATTGAAAGAATTGTTTCAGAAACTGGAAAGATCTAA